Proteins encoded by one window of Lathyrus oleraceus cultivar Zhongwan6 chromosome 1, CAAS_Psat_ZW6_1.0, whole genome shotgun sequence:
- the LOC127082185 gene encoding E3 ubiquitin-protein ligase RMA1H1, protein MAFQHCFTNESKTIPNSVSEAENFNCGFDCNICLDFANEPVVTLCGHLYCWPCIYKWLHVQSDDSLGVDEHPQCPVCKGNISHTTMIPLYGRGGQAPSSEKSSCFNGTFVPPRPSASGAQALLKLATESQSSHQQRLLPYRNPYRGRYYQQEDDVTSQMLNLGASVTSGSHHHPVVGMFGEMVFSGVFGSSRNSYPSTRSNGSRLSRQEMETDKFLNRISNFLFCCLFVCLIVF, encoded by the coding sequence ATGGCATTTCAGCATTGTTTTACCAATGAATCAAAAACCATTCCAAATTCAGTATCAGAAGCCGAAAATTTCAACTGTGGTTTCGACTGCAACATCTGCCTAGACTTCGCGAACGAGCCTGTAGTCACGCTTTGTGGCCACCTTTACTGCTGGCCTTGCATCTACAAGTGGCTCCATGTCCAAAGTGATGATTCTCTTGGAGTCGACGAACATCCGCAATGTCCTGTATGCAAAGGTAACATATCGCATACAACAATGATACCATTGTATGGCCGCGGAGGCCAGGCTCCGTCGAGTGAGAAATCATCATGTTTTAATGGTACTTTTGTACCACCAAGACCATCTGCTTCAGGTGCTCAAGCTCTTTTAAAATTGGCAACCGAATCTCAGAGCAGTCATCAGCAGCGGCTGCTTCCATACCGTAATCCTTATCGTGGTCGATATTACCAACAAGAGGATGATGTTACTTCGCAAATGCTCAATCTTGGTGCTTCGGTGACCTCAGGATCTCACCACCATCCCGTGGTTGGGATGTTTGGGGAGATGGTTTTCTCCGGAGTATTCGGAAGTTCGAGGAATTCTTATCCGTCGACGCGGAGTAATGGCTCTAGATTGAGTAGGCAGGAGATGGAGACTGATAAGTTTTTGAATAGAATTTCAAATTTTCTGTTCTGTTGCCTTTTTGTATGTCTTATTGTATTCTAA